The proteins below come from a single Megalops cyprinoides isolate fMegCyp1 chromosome 5, fMegCyp1.pri, whole genome shotgun sequence genomic window:
- the LOC118777526 gene encoding serine/threonine-protein phosphatase 2A activator-like: MLSIASTLAAINMAETEQQAGSSPEDDKPPLPISLNFMVPKKEISMVPDMGKWKRSQAYADYMGFILTLNEGVKGKKLTCDYTLSETVEKLLSLLDTLDRWIDETPPVDQPSRFGNKAYRTWYAKLEKEAESLVAAVIPSDRSAASQEIAVYLKEAVGNSTRIDYGTGHEAAFAAFLCCLCKIGALRVEDQLSIVFKVFDRYLRVMRKLQKTYRMEPAGSQGVWGLDDFQFLPFIWGSSQLIDHPTLEPRHFVDEKAVNEHHQDYMFLECIKFINEMKTGPFAEHSNQLWNISAVPTWSKVNQGLIRMYKAECLEKFPVIQHFKFGSLLSIQPVKP; encoded by the exons ATGTTGTCAATCGCTTCAACTCTCGCTGCGATAAACATGGCGGAAACCGAGCAGCAGGCAG GCTCCTCCCCTGAAGATGACAAGCCGCCCCTTCCCATCAGTCTCAATTTCATGGTACCCAAGAAAGAAATCAGTATGGTGCCAGACATGGGCAAGTGGAAACGTTCCCAG GCCTATGCTGATTACATGGGATTCATCCTGACCCTCAATGAGGGTGTGAAGGGGAAGAAACTCACGTGTGACTACACGTTGTCAGAG ACAGTGGAGaagcttctctctctgctggacaCCCTGGACCGCTGGATCGATGAGACCCCGCCAGTGGACCAGCCCTCCCGTTTCGGAAACAAAGCCTACAGGACCTGGTACGCCAAGCTGGAAAAG gaagCGGAGTCCCTGGTGGCCGCAGTCATCCCCTCTGACCGCAGCGCTGCCTCCCAGGAGATAGCTGTGTACCTGAAAGAGGCTGTGGGGAACTCAACCAGGATAGACTACGGCACAG GTCATGAAGCTGCCTTTGCTGcctttctctgctgtctgtgcaaGATCGGTGCTCTACGCGTAGAAGACCAGCTCTCCATTGTCTTCAAGGTGTTCGACAG GTACCTGAGGGTAATGAGGAAGCTGCAGAAGACATACAGGATGGAGCCGGCCGGCAGCCAGGGCGTCTGGGGGCTCGATGACTTCCAGTTCCTGCCCTTCATCTGGGGCAGCTCCCAGCTCATAG ACCATCCAACACTGGAGCCACGGCACTTTGTGGATGAGAAGGCGGTGAATGAACACCACCAGGACTATATGTTTCTGGAGTGCATCAAATTCATCAATGAG ATGAAGACAGGCCCATTTGCGGAGCACTCCAACCAGCTGTGGAACATCAGCGCTGTGCCAACCTGGTCCAAAGTCAACCAGGGTCTCATCCGAATGTACAAGGCAGAG TGTCTGGAAAAGTTCCCCGTTATTCAGCACTTCAAGTTTGGCAGCCTGCTGTCCATTCAGCCCGTGAAGCCATGA
- the LOC118777525 gene encoding carnitine O-acetyltransferase-like isoform X2 has product MLGLLARTMGKASLVKPSALVKPVSVTKIAGRYLAHQEGLPKLPVPPLKQTCERYLAVLEPIISEEELSHTRQLMSEFLRSGGVGERLQKGLERRARKTENWLSDWWLQTAYLEFRMPVVVYSSPGVVLPKQEFHDRQGQIRFAAKLIAGVLDFKTMIDNETLPVEYLGGKPLCMNQYYQVLSSCRIPGPKRDTVVNHALGKRPPTHITVVHNFQFFVLDVYNSDGTPLTVDQIYIQLEKIWNSSLQTNKEPIGILTSQHRNTWGKAYNNLIKDKTNKESVRAIQKSIFTVCLDAPIPRVSDDLYRSRAAVQMLHGGGSRWNSGNRWFDKTLQFIIGEDGTCGLIYEHAPAEGPPIVSLVDHVVEYTKKSEMVRSPMVPLPMPQKLRFNITPEIKKDIEKAKQNMNIMVHDLDVKVIVFTHFGKNFPKSQRMSPDAFIQMALQLAYFRMYQTCCSTYESASLRMFRLGRTDTIRSASIDSLNFVRGMDDPTKQNTEKVALLGKAVQAHRAYTDMAIRGEAIDRHLLGLKMQAIEDLASMPEIFMDTAYAVAMHYNLSTSQVPAKTDCVMCFGPVVPDGYGVCYNPMEEHINFAVSAFNSCEETDAARLAQALQDALVDMRDLLEQTPKAKL; this is encoded by the exons atgttggGACTCTTAGCCAGGACGATG GGAAAGGCTAGTTTGGTGAAACCGTCTGCCTTGGTGAAGCCGGTTTCGGTGACGAAAATCGCTGGCCGGTATTTGGCCCACCAGGAGGGCCTGCCCAAGCTGCCCGTGCCACCCCTTAAGCAGACATGTGAGCGGTACCTGGCCGTGCTGGAGCCAATCATCAGCGAGGAGGAGCTGAGCCACACACGCCAGCTGATGTCTGAGTTCCTGAGGTCTGGCGGCGTGGGAGAGAGATTGCAAAAGGGCTTGGAGCGCAGGGCCCGCAAGACAGAGAATTGG CTCTCTGACTGGTGGCTGCAGACTGCTTATCTGGAGTTTCGTATGCCTGTGGTGGTCTACTCAAGCCCTGGAGTGGTCCTGCCGAAACAGGAGTTCCACGACCGTCAGGGACAAATCAG GTTTGCCGCTAAATTGATCGCTGGAGTCTTGGACTTCAAAACCATGATTGACAA TGAGACCCTACCTGTGGAGTACCTGGGGGGTAAGCCCTTATGCATGAACCAGTACTATCAGGTTCTATCCTCCTGTCGCATCCCCGGACCAAAGAGAGACACCGTGGTCAACCACGCCCTCGGAAAGAggccccccacacacatcactgtggtGCACAACTTTCAG TTCTTTGTCCTGGATGTTTACAACAGTGACGGCACCCCACTCACAGTGGACCAGATCTACATACAGCTGGAGAAGATCTGGAACTCCTCCCTCCAGACCAACAAGGAGCCAATTGGAATCCTGACCTCGCAACACCGCAACACCTGGGGGAAGGCCTACAACAACCTCATCAAGG ATAAGACGAATAAGGAGTCGGTGCGTGCCATTCAGAAGAGCATCTTCACTGTGTGCCTGGACGCACCTATACCCCGTGTGTCGGATGACCTATATCGCAGCCGCGCAGCCGTACAGATGCTGCACGGCGGGGGCAGCCGCTGGAACAGCGGGAACCGCTGGTTCGACAAGACCCTGCAG TTTATCATAGGAGAGGACGGCACATGTGGTCTTATTTACGAACACGCTCCTGCTGAAGGCCCGCCCATTGTGTCCTTGGTGGACCACGTGGTTGAATACAC GAAGAAGTCAGAGATGGTGCGGTCTCCCATGGTCCCCCTGCCAATGCCCCAGAAACTGCGTTTCAACATTACACCTGAGATCAAGAAGGACATTGAGAAGGCTAAGCAGAACATGAACAT AATGGTGCATGACCTGGATGTCAAAGTCATCGTGTTCACCCACTTTGGCAAGAATTTCCCCAAATCCCAGAGGATGAGCCCAGATGCCTTCATCCAGATGGCTCTGCAGCTGGCGTACTTTAG AATGTACCAGACCTGCTGCTCTACGTACGAGAGCGCCTCCCTGCGAATGTTCAGGCTGGGCCGGACCGACACCATCCGCTCTGCCTCCATTGACTCATTGAACTTCGTCAGAGGCATGGATGACCCTACCAAGCAG AACACTGAGAAGGTGGCCCTGTTGGGAAAGGCGGTCCAGGCCCACAGAGCTTACACTGACATG GCGATCCGAGGTGAGGCAATCGACCGGCATCTCCTGGGGCTGAAGATGCAGGCCATTGAGGACCTGGCCTCCATGCCGGAGATCTTCATGGACACGGCCTACGCTGTGGCCATGCACTACAACCTCTCCACAAGCCAG GTCCCAGCTAAGACGGACTGTGTGATGTGTTTCGGGCCGGTGGTTCCTGATGGGTATGGCGTGTGCTACAACCCCATGGAGGAGCACATCAACTTTGCTGTGTCGGCTTTCAACAGCTGCGAAGAGACGGATGCTGCCCGGCTGGCCCAGGCCCTGCAGGATGCCCTCGTGGATATGAGGGACCTGCTGGAGCAGACGCCCAAGGCCAAGCTGTGA
- the LOC118777525 gene encoding carnitine O-acetyltransferase-like isoform X1, with the protein MLGLLARTMGKASLVKPSALVKPVSVTKIAGRYLAHQEGLPKLPVPPLKQTCERYLAVLEPIISEEELSHTRQLMSEFLRSGGVGERLQKGLERRARKTENWLSDWWLQTAYLEFRMPVVVYSSPGVVLPKQEFHDRQGQIRFAAKLIAGVLDFKTMIDNETLPVEYLGGKPLCMNQYYQVLSSCRIPGPKRDTVVNHALGKRPPTHITVVHNFQFFVLDVYNSDGTPLTVDQIYIQLEKIWNSSLQTNKEPIGILTSQHRNTWGKAYNNLIKDKTNKESVRAIQKSIFTVCLDAPIPRVSDDLYRSRAAVQMLHGGGSRWNSGNRWFDKTLQFIIGEDGTCGLIYEHAPAEGPPIVSLVDHVVEYTKKSEMVRSPMVPLPMPQKLRFNITPEIKKDIEKAKQNMNIMVHDLDVKVIVFTHFGKNFPKSQRMSPDAFIQMALQLAYFRMYQTCCSTYESASLRMFRLGRTDTIRSASIDSLNFVRGMDDPTKQVRLPSGNPVSPQCPHLLGVCLLIVCPYQRRPASLTYCTVSACTARYLLKLFRMSTLLRITSAVLPSGYSLLISAQHPCLRCPEMCTKIQREVISNLSGSCIARHVVFLLGFDTVSLYLQSQFPNPLAATAAAVSRNCWVSKCPVASADECF; encoded by the exons atgttggGACTCTTAGCCAGGACGATG GGAAAGGCTAGTTTGGTGAAACCGTCTGCCTTGGTGAAGCCGGTTTCGGTGACGAAAATCGCTGGCCGGTATTTGGCCCACCAGGAGGGCCTGCCCAAGCTGCCCGTGCCACCCCTTAAGCAGACATGTGAGCGGTACCTGGCCGTGCTGGAGCCAATCATCAGCGAGGAGGAGCTGAGCCACACACGCCAGCTGATGTCTGAGTTCCTGAGGTCTGGCGGCGTGGGAGAGAGATTGCAAAAGGGCTTGGAGCGCAGGGCCCGCAAGACAGAGAATTGG CTCTCTGACTGGTGGCTGCAGACTGCTTATCTGGAGTTTCGTATGCCTGTGGTGGTCTACTCAAGCCCTGGAGTGGTCCTGCCGAAACAGGAGTTCCACGACCGTCAGGGACAAATCAG GTTTGCCGCTAAATTGATCGCTGGAGTCTTGGACTTCAAAACCATGATTGACAA TGAGACCCTACCTGTGGAGTACCTGGGGGGTAAGCCCTTATGCATGAACCAGTACTATCAGGTTCTATCCTCCTGTCGCATCCCCGGACCAAAGAGAGACACCGTGGTCAACCACGCCCTCGGAAAGAggccccccacacacatcactgtggtGCACAACTTTCAG TTCTTTGTCCTGGATGTTTACAACAGTGACGGCACCCCACTCACAGTGGACCAGATCTACATACAGCTGGAGAAGATCTGGAACTCCTCCCTCCAGACCAACAAGGAGCCAATTGGAATCCTGACCTCGCAACACCGCAACACCTGGGGGAAGGCCTACAACAACCTCATCAAGG ATAAGACGAATAAGGAGTCGGTGCGTGCCATTCAGAAGAGCATCTTCACTGTGTGCCTGGACGCACCTATACCCCGTGTGTCGGATGACCTATATCGCAGCCGCGCAGCCGTACAGATGCTGCACGGCGGGGGCAGCCGCTGGAACAGCGGGAACCGCTGGTTCGACAAGACCCTGCAG TTTATCATAGGAGAGGACGGCACATGTGGTCTTATTTACGAACACGCTCCTGCTGAAGGCCCGCCCATTGTGTCCTTGGTGGACCACGTGGTTGAATACAC GAAGAAGTCAGAGATGGTGCGGTCTCCCATGGTCCCCCTGCCAATGCCCCAGAAACTGCGTTTCAACATTACACCTGAGATCAAGAAGGACATTGAGAAGGCTAAGCAGAACATGAACAT AATGGTGCATGACCTGGATGTCAAAGTCATCGTGTTCACCCACTTTGGCAAGAATTTCCCCAAATCCCAGAGGATGAGCCCAGATGCCTTCATCCAGATGGCTCTGCAGCTGGCGTACTTTAG AATGTACCAGACCTGCTGCTCTACGTACGAGAGCGCCTCCCTGCGAATGTTCAGGCTGGGCCGGACCGACACCATCCGCTCTGCCTCCATTGACTCATTGAACTTCGTCAGAGGCATGGATGACCCTACCAAGCAGGTCAGGCTTCCCTCAGGCAACCCGGTCAGCCCACAATGTCCCCATCTGCTTGGAGTTTGTTTGCTTATCGTTTGCCCTTATCAAAGGCGACCTGCATCCCTCACCTATTGCACGGTATCTGCTTGTActgctagatatttactgaagctttTCAGGATGAGTACCTTGCTCAGGATTACATCAGCAGTTTTGCCTTCTGGCTATAGTCTTCTGATATCTGCACAGCATCCCTGTCTGCGCTGTCCTGAAATGTGCACAAAGATTCAGAGAGAAGTTATTTCTAATCTGAGTGGCTCTTGCATCGCTAGACATGTAGTTTTCCTCTTGGGATTTGACACAGTAAGTCTCTATTTACAGTCCCAGTTCCCTAACCCGCTTGccgccactgctgctgctgtatcacGCAATTGCTGGGTTTCTAAGTGTCCTGTGGCCTCAGCTGATGAATGTTTTTAA